One part of the Polycyclovorans algicola TG408 genome encodes these proteins:
- a CDS encoding type II toxin-antitoxin system HipA family toxin: protein MIAEVRLWGRRIGAVSMVEGRDHAAFQYDPVFVTSGIPLSPLTLPLDERVYEFPTLPRGSFHGLPGLLADCLPDKFGNALIDAWLATQGRKPQSFSAVERLCYIGTRSMGALEFAPAKGPAPGKGSTLDVGALVELASEILTQRTGIKASFRSKARQAALQDILRVGTSAGGARAKALIAWNPLTHEVRSGQLAAGEGFEHWLLKFDGVQGNKDKELDDPKGYGAIEYAYALMAQAAGITMNACRLLEENGRRHFMTRRFDRTAEGGKLHMQSLAALAHYDYNQPGAYAYEQALQVMRELGLPMAALEQQFRRMLFNVVARNQDDHVKNIAFLMNPQGQWSLAPAFDITYSYNPSGDWTARHQMTLNGKADDFTLADIRACARHVGLKRGRDKIILGEVCEAVSRWPSFANEAGVRDAQRKQIGRAHRLKLRDAA from the coding sequence GTGATTGCCGAAGTGCGGCTCTGGGGGCGACGTATCGGCGCAGTGTCGATGGTTGAGGGTCGTGATCACGCCGCGTTCCAGTACGACCCGGTCTTTGTGACCAGCGGCATCCCGCTTTCACCGCTGACCCTGCCGCTGGATGAGCGCGTCTATGAATTCCCGACGCTGCCCCGCGGCAGCTTTCATGGCCTGCCGGGCCTCTTGGCGGACTGTCTGCCGGACAAGTTCGGCAATGCGCTGATCGATGCATGGCTGGCGACGCAGGGGCGCAAGCCGCAGAGCTTCAGTGCCGTGGAGCGTCTTTGCTACATCGGCACACGCAGCATGGGCGCGCTGGAGTTTGCGCCCGCGAAAGGCCCTGCGCCGGGCAAGGGCAGCACGCTGGACGTGGGCGCGCTGGTGGAGCTGGCCTCAGAAATTCTCACGCAGCGCACCGGCATCAAGGCGAGCTTTCGCAGCAAAGCGCGCCAGGCGGCGCTGCAAGACATCCTGCGGGTCGGCACCTCGGCCGGCGGTGCACGCGCCAAGGCGCTGATTGCGTGGAATCCGCTGACCCACGAAGTGCGCTCGGGCCAGCTAGCGGCGGGTGAGGGCTTCGAGCACTGGCTGTTGAAATTCGATGGCGTGCAGGGCAACAAGGACAAGGAACTGGACGACCCGAAAGGCTATGGCGCCATCGAGTACGCCTACGCGCTGATGGCGCAGGCGGCGGGCATCACCATGAATGCATGTCGGCTGCTGGAGGAAAACGGTCGGCGGCATTTCATGACCCGTCGATTTGATCGCACGGCCGAGGGCGGCAAGCTGCACATGCAGTCGTTGGCCGCCTTGGCGCACTATGACTACAACCAGCCCGGCGCCTATGCCTACGAGCAGGCGCTGCAGGTGATGCGTGAACTGGGCCTGCCGATGGCGGCCTTGGAACAGCAGTTTCGCCGCATGCTGTTCAACGTGGTGGCGCGCAACCAGGACGATCATGTGAAGAACATTGCGTTCCTGATGAACCCGCAGGGGCAGTGGTCGCTGGCGCCCGCCTTTGACATCACCTACAGCTACAACCCCTCCGGTGACTGGACGGCCCGCCACCAGATGACCTTGAACGGCAAGGCCGACGATTTCACGCTGGCGGACATTCGCGCCTGCGCCAGGCACGTTGGCCTGAAGCGTGGCCGCGACAAGATCATTCTGGGCGAGGTTTGCGAGGCCGTGAGCCGCTGGCCAAGTTTTGCCAATGAGGCCGGCGTGAGGGACGCCCAGCGCAAGCAGATTGGCCGCGCGCATCGCCTGAAGCTTCGCGACGCTGCATGA
- a CDS encoding glutathione S-transferase family protein, producing MNESMILHHYDASPYAEKIRLMFGLTNARWQSLISPVQPPRPNVDPLTGGYRRIPVAQIGADIFCDSTLIAREIARATDCPALDPGNVDAATAALMSQAEKQAFFAAITAIPPLRLLGTMLLAFGPVGTYRFAKDRAGLLKGGTVRPPKGAQAQAILDSLMDALETRLANQPWVGGDAASVADFTVYHPLWLHVSCNRRPLKAGPKVTAWYQRVGDLGHGLREDITQDQAFAAARTAEPRPLPASASEVPVALGTMVDVAPADYGLVPVTGTLAAVTEDRIIVARSHADLGTLHVHFPRAGYSINAK from the coding sequence ATGAACGAATCAATGATCCTGCATCACTACGACGCGTCGCCTTACGCGGAGAAGATTCGCCTGATGTTCGGGCTGACCAACGCGCGCTGGCAGTCATTGATCTCGCCGGTGCAGCCACCCCGGCCCAATGTTGATCCGTTGACCGGCGGCTACCGACGCATTCCGGTCGCGCAGATTGGCGCTGACATCTTCTGTGACTCGACCCTCATTGCCCGCGAGATTGCCCGTGCGACGGATTGCCCGGCGCTTGATCCGGGCAACGTCGACGCCGCCACGGCCGCGTTGATGTCACAGGCCGAGAAGCAGGCCTTCTTCGCTGCGATTACCGCGATACCGCCGCTGCGGTTGCTGGGCACGATGCTGCTGGCGTTTGGCCCGGTCGGCACCTACCGATTCGCCAAGGATCGGGCCGGTTTATTGAAGGGCGGCACGGTGCGGCCGCCGAAGGGTGCGCAAGCGCAGGCCATCCTGGATTCGTTGATGGACGCGCTGGAAACCCGGTTGGCGAATCAGCCGTGGGTGGGCGGTGACGCCGCGTCGGTTGCCGACTTCACCGTCTATCACCCGCTTTGGCTGCATGTCAGTTGCAACCGCCGCCCGCTGAAGGCCGGGCCGAAGGTGACGGCCTGGTATCAACGAGTCGGCGATCTGGGTCATGGCCTGCGCGAGGACATCACGCAGGATCAGGCCTTTGCCGCCGCCCGCACCGCAGAGCCTCGACCGCTGCCAGCGAGCGCGTCGGAGGTGCCGGTGGCCCTTGGCACCATGGTGGACGTGGCCCCGGCCGACTACGGTCTGGTGCCGGTGACGGGCACGCTGGCGGCCGTGACCGAAGACCGCATTATCGTGGCGCGCAGCCATGCCGATCTGGGCACGCTGCATGTTCACTTTCCGCGTGCGGGCTATTCCATCAACGCGAAGTGA
- the katG gene encoding catalase/peroxidase HPI: MLKKTKYLLAAVAVSASPLLLVPGAASAQGAPKTNQFWWPEQLDLTPLRQHGAESNPFDAQFDYAEAFAKVDQAALKKDIEALMKTSQDWWPADYGHYGPFFIRMAWHSAGTYRVADGRGGAGGGQQRFEPLNSWPDNANLDKARRLLWPIKQKYGRSVSWADLMVLTGNVALESMGFKTFGYAGGREDDWEPDLVYWGPETKFLADERYSGDRKLQNPLAAVQMGLIYVNPEGPNANHNPQDAARDIRETFGRMAMNDEETVALIAGGHTFGKAHGARKAECVGPEPAAAGLEEQGFGWTSKCGSGKGADTITSGLEGAWTSAPAQWTHQYLTNLYAFEWEQTRSPAGAVQWIPVDGQAANLVPDAHDPDKRHAPIMFTTDLALRVDPAYDKISRRFLENPAEFEQAFAKAWFKLTHRDMGPRARYIGDNVPQEDLIWQDPVPAVDHELINEADVAALKSKIMATKLTGPELIRTAWASASSFRGTDMRGGANGARLRLAPQKDWAVNNPAEVAKVLKALEKVQTDFNKAQQGGKKVSLADLIVLGGSAAVEQAAKKAGHDVAVPFAPGRTDATAQQTDAASFDALEPTADGFRNYFGEGHALSPAEMLVDRANLLTLTVPEMTALVGGLRALNANTGGSAHGVFTDRPGTLSNDFFVNLLDMSTEWQKSEKTEGLYEGRDRANGKMKWTATPVDLVFGSNSELRAIAEVYAAADGEDKLVADFVKAWNKVMTLDRFDLI; the protein is encoded by the coding sequence ATGTTGAAAAAAACCAAGTACCTCTTGGCCGCGGTTGCCGTCTCGGCATCGCCGCTGTTGCTAGTGCCCGGCGCCGCTTCGGCGCAGGGTGCGCCGAAGACGAATCAGTTCTGGTGGCCCGAACAGCTTGACCTGACGCCGCTGCGTCAGCACGGCGCAGAGTCAAACCCGTTCGATGCCCAGTTTGACTACGCAGAAGCCTTCGCCAAGGTTGATCAGGCCGCGTTGAAGAAGGACATCGAAGCGCTGATGAAAACCTCGCAGGACTGGTGGCCTGCGGACTACGGTCACTACGGACCGTTCTTCATTCGCATGGCCTGGCACAGCGCCGGCACTTACCGGGTGGCCGACGGTCGCGGCGGTGCAGGCGGTGGCCAACAGCGTTTCGAGCCGCTCAACAGCTGGCCTGACAACGCCAACCTCGACAAGGCCCGCCGGCTGTTGTGGCCCATCAAACAGAAATATGGTCGTAGCGTCTCCTGGGCCGATCTGATGGTGCTGACCGGCAACGTTGCCCTCGAATCAATGGGCTTCAAAACCTTCGGTTACGCCGGTGGCCGCGAAGATGACTGGGAGCCCGATCTCGTTTACTGGGGTCCCGAAACCAAGTTTCTGGCCGACGAGCGCTACAGCGGTGACCGCAAATTGCAGAACCCGCTGGCCGCCGTGCAAATGGGCTTGATCTACGTCAACCCGGAAGGTCCTAACGCCAACCACAACCCGCAGGATGCCGCCCGCGACATTCGCGAAACCTTTGGCCGCATGGCGATGAACGACGAAGAAACGGTCGCGCTCATTGCCGGAGGCCATACCTTCGGCAAGGCCCACGGTGCTCGTAAAGCCGAGTGCGTCGGCCCCGAGCCGGCGGCCGCCGGCCTTGAAGAGCAGGGCTTTGGCTGGACCAGCAAGTGCGGTAGCGGCAAAGGTGCCGACACCATCACCAGCGGCCTGGAAGGCGCGTGGACCTCGGCGCCGGCGCAGTGGACACACCAGTACCTGACCAATCTCTATGCCTTTGAGTGGGAACAAACCCGCAGCCCGGCGGGTGCGGTGCAATGGATTCCGGTCGACGGCCAGGCCGCCAACCTGGTGCCCGATGCCCATGACCCCGACAAGCGCCACGCGCCGATCATGTTCACCACCGACCTGGCCCTGCGTGTCGACCCGGCCTACGACAAGATTTCGCGCCGCTTCCTCGAAAATCCGGCCGAGTTTGAGCAGGCGTTCGCCAAGGCCTGGTTCAAGCTCACCCACCGCGACATGGGTCCGCGGGCCCGTTACATCGGCGACAACGTGCCGCAGGAAGACCTGATTTGGCAGGACCCGGTGCCGGCGGTGGACCACGAGCTGATCAACGAGGCTGACGTCGCGGCGCTGAAAAGCAAAATCATGGCCACCAAACTGACCGGGCCCGAACTCATCCGCACGGCGTGGGCGTCGGCATCGTCATTCCGCGGCACCGACATGCGCGGTGGGGCCAACGGCGCACGCCTGCGTCTGGCCCCGCAGAAGGATTGGGCGGTCAACAATCCGGCCGAAGTGGCCAAGGTGCTGAAGGCGCTTGAGAAGGTGCAGACCGACTTCAACAAGGCGCAGCAGGGCGGCAAGAAAGTATCCCTGGCCGACCTGATCGTGCTGGGCGGCAGTGCCGCCGTTGAACAGGCCGCGAAGAAGGCGGGGCACGACGTGGCGGTGCCGTTTGCCCCCGGTCGTACTGACGCGACGGCGCAGCAAACCGACGCGGCATCATTCGACGCACTTGAGCCGACGGCTGACGGCTTCCGCAATTACTTCGGCGAAGGCCACGCGTTGTCACCCGCTGAAATGCTGGTCGATCGCGCCAACCTGCTGACCCTCACCGTGCCTGAAATGACCGCGCTGGTGGGCGGCCTGCGTGCCCTCAACGCCAACACGGGTGGCAGCGCGCACGGCGTGTTCACCGACCGACCGGGCACGCTGAGCAATGACTTCTTCGTCAACCTGCTCGACATGTCGACCGAGTGGCAGAAGTCGGAAAAGACCGAAGGTTTGTACGAGGGTCGTGACCGCGCCAACGGCAAGATGAAATGGACGGCCACACCCGTCGATTTGGTCTTCGGTTCCAACTCCGAGCTGCGGGCCATCGCCGAGGTTTACGCCGCGGCCGATGGCGAGGACAAGCTGGTTGCTGACTTCGTTAAAGCCTGGAACAAGGTGATGACCCTGGATCGTTTTGACCTGATCTGA
- a CDS encoding TetR/AcrR family transcriptional regulator yields the protein MPSTRPASPRRGRPARSPAQAEASRSRILESARALFAAEGYEGVSMRKIAAMAECSPAALYTLFPNKRQLLRHIWETVFADLVTEMERLYKHTAAPERLLTLCEAAIDFWLHRPNDFRAIFLIEDRLQGAGDAYFVDSSEAVPRLTVLRRCIVEAQARGELQHGDPDAIQNVLLCGVQGVAFNLITIPEYPWGDPAALTRNMMRTLLAGLATP from the coding sequence ATGCCATCAACCCGCCCCGCCTCACCCCGTCGTGGCCGCCCGGCGCGCAGCCCGGCGCAGGCCGAGGCCAGCCGCAGCCGGATTCTCGAATCGGCCCGCGCACTGTTTGCGGCGGAGGGCTATGAAGGCGTGTCGATGCGCAAGATCGCGGCGATGGCCGAGTGCTCGCCCGCCGCGCTGTACACGCTGTTCCCCAACAAGCGGCAGTTGTTGCGCCACATCTGGGAAACCGTGTTCGCTGATTTGGTCACGGAAATGGAGCGCCTGTACAAGCACACCGCCGCACCCGAACGCCTGTTGACGCTGTGCGAGGCGGCGATTGATTTTTGGCTGCACCGACCGAATGATTTTCGCGCCATCTTCCTCATCGAAGACCGCCTGCAGGGCGCCGGCGACGCCTACTTTGTCGACAGCTCGGAGGCCGTTCCGCGACTCACCGTGCTGCGCCGCTGCATCGTCGAGGCCCAGGCGCGCGGCGAGCTGCAACACGGCGATCCCGATGCCATACAGAACGTGCTGCTGTGCGGCGTCCAGGGCGTGGCGTTCAACCTCATCACGATTCCGGAATACCCGTGGGGAGACCCGGCGGCGCTGACGCGGAACATGATGCGGACGCTGCTCGCAGGGCTGGCCACCCCATAA
- a CDS encoding flavin monoamine oxidase family protein: MDAIVVGAGLAGLKAAMGLQAAGKTVRVLEARNRVGGRSMPGEICGQTIDLGGQWVGPQQTLLLQQAQELGVATYPQYTQGKSLLCLDGRVSAYAGDIPKLPMLSLLELALLERRWRNEVRTLPAEAPWSAPRAREWDAQSIESWLMKHVRTSAARDFVRIITRALLCAEPQQVSYLCLLEYLRQGHGLEALIGVKGGAQQDKFVGGAWQIPKRMADHLGASLVLDSPVQAIEQHADHVIVTTADARYVTRRLIMAVPPLLAAQVHYEMPLPTRRLALMQRMPMGAVIKVHVAYDTPFWRRAGLNGAAFANDRHFNVVFDQSPEDERIGILVGFIDGAHAVVMSDAGEATRRQQVVADLVTYFGPEAANPIGYVDQDWTRERWSLGGYVAHMPPGAMTTYGSALREPCGRIHWAGTETATQSAGYLDGALQSGIRAAREVTQALG, from the coding sequence GTGGATGCGATTGTCGTGGGCGCCGGTCTGGCCGGACTCAAGGCCGCCATGGGCCTGCAGGCTGCTGGCAAGACGGTACGGGTGTTGGAAGCCCGTAACCGCGTCGGTGGGCGCTCGATGCCGGGCGAGATCTGCGGACAGACCATCGACCTGGGCGGTCAATGGGTGGGGCCGCAGCAAACCCTGCTGCTGCAACAAGCACAAGAACTCGGCGTGGCCACATATCCGCAGTACACGCAAGGCAAGAGCCTGCTGTGCCTCGACGGCAGGGTGTCGGCTTATGCGGGCGACATTCCCAAACTGCCGATGCTGTCGTTGCTTGAACTGGCCTTGCTGGAACGCCGCTGGCGGAATGAGGTGCGCACCTTGCCGGCGGAGGCGCCGTGGTCCGCGCCCCGCGCACGCGAGTGGGACGCGCAGAGCATCGAAAGCTGGCTGATGAAACACGTGCGCACTTCGGCGGCCCGGGACTTCGTCCGCATCATCACCCGCGCCTTGCTGTGCGCCGAGCCACAGCAGGTGTCGTACCTGTGCCTGCTCGAATACCTGCGACAAGGCCACGGACTGGAGGCCTTGATTGGCGTGAAGGGTGGGGCGCAGCAGGACAAGTTTGTCGGGGGCGCGTGGCAGATTCCCAAGCGCATGGCGGACCATTTGGGCGCAAGCCTGGTGCTGGACTCGCCGGTGCAGGCGATTGAGCAGCACGCTGACCATGTCATCGTCACCACGGCAGACGCGCGGTACGTCACCAGGCGACTGATCATGGCCGTGCCGCCGCTGCTGGCCGCGCAGGTGCATTACGAAATGCCGCTGCCCACCCGCCGCTTGGCGCTGATGCAACGCATGCCGATGGGCGCCGTGATCAAGGTGCATGTGGCCTACGACACGCCGTTCTGGCGCAGGGCTGGGCTCAACGGTGCGGCGTTCGCCAACGACCGTCACTTCAATGTCGTGTTCGACCAATCCCCTGAAGATGAACGCATCGGCATCCTCGTCGGCTTCATCGACGGCGCCCATGCCGTGGTCATGAGCGATGCCGGAGAAGCCACCCGGCGCCAGCAGGTGGTGGCGGATCTGGTGACGTACTTCGGTCCCGAAGCGGCGAACCCCATCGGCTATGTCGACCAGGACTGGACGCGTGAACGCTGGAGTCTGGGCGGCTACGTTGCGCACATGCCGCCCGGTGCGATGACCACCTACGGCAGCGCGTTGCGCGAACCTTGCGGCCGCATCCACTGGGCCGGCACCGAGACCGCGACGCAGTCGGCCGGGTATCTCGACGGCGC